In Persephonella sp., one genomic interval encodes:
- a CDS encoding phosphate/phosphite/phosphonate ABC transporter substrate-binding protein, with the protein MRPAAAFLLFFSLFFSSLASERLLLAVLSSGSPVQEYKKFKNLSAYLEEKLNKKVELKIFGNYENLLRYYDEHFVDVSIVCPVVYYKILEKHKVDAAAVVKIKGDIMEAGVIVARKNGDISSIKDLKGKKITLGSSICASNCIMPLYVLSKNGIKYTDISDMWSSGSDRAAILAVISGLADAAGVKEESAYKFLGRGIKIIAKSPSVPRYIVVINKALPEKEQKQIKNALFSLKEKNLLGKIGIDGFERPSPEMFSIVKDYNDILSQYPLLK; encoded by the coding sequence ATGAGACCTGCTGCCGCTTTCCTTTTGTTTTTTTCCTTGTTTTTTTCCTCCTTAGCTTCTGAACGGCTGCTTCTGGCCGTTCTTTCTTCAGGAAGTCCTGTTCAGGAATATAAAAAATTCAAAAATTTGTCTGCTTACCTTGAGGAAAAACTGAATAAAAAAGTTGAGCTTAAAATATTTGGCAATTATGAGAATCTATTGAGATATTACGATGAGCATTTTGTAGATGTTTCTATAGTATGCCCTGTTGTTTACTACAAAATACTTGAAAAACATAAAGTTGATGCAGCTGCAGTAGTTAAGATTAAAGGGGATATTATGGAAGCAGGGGTAATTGTTGCAAGGAAAAATGGAGATATATCCTCCATAAAAGATTTAAAAGGTAAAAAGATAACCCTTGGCAGTAGTATATGTGCCAGTAACTGTATAATGCCCCTCTATGTTCTAAGCAAAAATGGCATTAAATACACAGATATATCTGATATGTGGAGTTCTGGAAGCGATAGGGCAGCAATACTTGCCGTCATCTCAGGTCTGGCAGATGCAGCAGGAGTCAAGGAAGAAAGTGCTTATAAATTTTTAGGAAGGGGCATAAAAATAATTGCCAAATCCCCCTCTGTCCCAAGATATATTGTAGTAATCAACAAAGCTTTACCTGAAAAAGAACAAAAACAGATAAAAAATGCTCTCTTTTCTTTGAAAGAAAAAAATCTACTTGGAAAAATAGGTATTGACGGATTTGAAAGACCAAGTCCTGAAATGTTCAGTATAGTTAAGGATTATAATGATATACTATCTCAATACCCATTACTGAAGTAA
- a CDS encoding ATP-binding protein, with translation MRLNFIKKLSIRWKVALATSFYILLVLLGAIFFTAFSFEQKLLKEKNQSIVENIKNIIESYKDSFVLKNLDRIDEMTRKIDNLPSVFFVRVLDAEGRVIGDTDLSNLGTIKKELLKNIKGKPQIKKKENIVSFYYPVKVDSDTIGYVLTKYDLNILKATIDREIFKILVQTFVIAAMVIGASFLGVFLISGHMVKPLIDLKNKISGITTSYIDSSKLDLKPVIYTKDKNCVKSLSGECWLVSEKGSEILLDLGDIALKECSTCEKFKQLSGDEIQQLNYSFYMMVASLKDYLRKLDEAHRERETLNCMATMGEMSAKIAHEVKNALYAIGNAANYLRNNIDNELVKEFSGVIKDEVNRLNKMTVSFLNFSKLIEPQFQPGNINQEIKNSAMLLKPDMDDEGIQLIIETDPNMPEFEFDKNLIKQMLFNLILNSIDALKNKKGDKFIKIKTEYIKLRDRDIARIIIEDNGEGISRENREKIFKPFFTTKQKGTGLGLPMVYKIVFSHNGTISMDSEEGKGTIFTIDLRIK, from the coding sequence ATGAGACTAAATTTTATTAAAAAACTATCTATAAGATGGAAAGTAGCCCTTGCCACATCATTTTATATACTACTTGTTCTTTTAGGGGCAATTTTTTTCACAGCCTTTAGCTTTGAGCAAAAACTACTCAAAGAAAAAAATCAGAGCATTGTTGAAAATATCAAAAACATAATAGAAAGCTATAAAGATAGCTTCGTCCTGAAAAATCTTGACAGAATTGATGAAATGACCCGGAAAATTGACAATCTACCCTCTGTATTTTTTGTCAGAGTGCTGGACGCAGAAGGAAGGGTTATAGGAGATACAGACCTGTCAAATCTTGGAACTATAAAAAAGGAGCTCCTGAAAAATATTAAAGGCAAGCCCCAGATTAAAAAGAAAGAAAATATAGTTTCATTTTACTATCCGGTCAAAGTAGATTCAGATACTATAGGCTATGTGCTAACAAAATACGACCTGAATATACTCAAAGCAACTATAGACAGGGAAATTTTTAAGATACTTGTTCAAACCTTTGTAATTGCTGCCATGGTTATCGGTGCCTCATTTTTAGGTGTTTTTCTAATATCAGGACATATGGTTAAGCCCCTTATAGACCTGAAAAATAAAATATCCGGAATTACAACATCCTATATAGACAGTTCAAAACTTGACCTTAAACCTGTTATATATACAAAAGATAAGAACTGTGTAAAATCCCTTTCCGGAGAATGCTGGCTTGTTTCAGAAAAAGGCAGTGAGATACTTCTTGATTTAGGGGATATCGCTCTCAAAGAATGTTCAACCTGTGAAAAATTTAAACAGCTTTCAGGGGACGAGATACAGCAGTTAAACTACTCATTTTATATGATGGTCGCATCTTTAAAGGATTATCTTAGAAAATTAGATGAAGCCCATAGAGAACGGGAAACTCTCAATTGTATGGCAACTATGGGAGAAATGAGTGCAAAAATAGCCCATGAAGTAAAAAATGCCCTGTATGCTATAGGAAATGCGGCAAATTACCTGAGAAACAATATAGACAATGAACTGGTTAAAGAGTTTTCAGGGGTCATAAAGGACGAAGTTAACAGACTTAACAAAATGACAGTATCATTCCTGAACTTTTCAAAACTGATAGAGCCACAATTCCAGCCTGGAAACATAAACCAAGAGATTAAAAATTCAGCTATGCTTCTAAAACCGGATATGGATGATGAAGGAATTCAGCTCATTATAGAAACAGACCCAAATATGCCGGAATTTGAGTTTGATAAAAATCTTATTAAGCAGATGCTTTTTAATCTGATATTAAACAGTATAGATGCCCTGAAAAACAAAAAAGGTGATAAATTTATAAAAATAAAAACCGAATATATAAAACTAAGGGACAGGGATATAGCAAGAATAATTATTGAGGATAATGGAGAGGGAATTTCCCGGGAAAATAGGGAAAAAATATTTAAGCCCTTCTTCACCACAAAACAAAAAGGAACGGGACTGGGACTGCCTATGGTTTATAAAATTGTTTTCAGCCATAATGGAACAATAAGCATGGATTCAGAAGAAGGAAAAGGCACAATATTTACTATAGATTTAAGGATAAAATGA
- a CDS encoding lytic transglycosylase domain-containing protein, with the protein MKKIILAFILLFNISFAFEQCLKLFKNEEFLKAQQCFSQVKYTDPLYPYALYYLLKTKVYTGENYADLLPQMEKFKNTAVYSYFYLYLASINRYKNPQLAFEYWSKIDKDALFKDDIPFYYYLKYRIDKALKVDPIEDAKDISLYFPYDRFYGYPVVFENINSLSENEKFNVLDRLAAKRMFTKAIYLLPYIKDGQKKYLYSAVLYMKNRKYTQAEYFISLLEGKYRASAIYSYIFFQRKMSEKKRYFKELLKYNDKKLVQKAANYLMKKSFYRQNYKDFFYYAQFIPRKSGYYSNRLWFLFLYYYIHGKKYKAAKILEKNTRYFSEKPKIYYWLYLSYKDTNRAKAYKYLRKAAGIKLLDFYVIRAREKLGLPLFEGKPMFLKFYQNKNLDMIAKLKPIDYKAAYIEARYFMKKHGVESIVNVFPELAARKLADKKYLVRYSYPKPFTQYTKDNFVYAIMRQESFFDPYVISFANAVGLMQIIPSTAKWIAKQKKDKNFDVVQLFIPQKNIDYGVWYINYLKNIFKDNLFYVAAAYNGGEGTVRRTLKRYKIRNIEEFIELLPYRETRYYVKYVYRHFQAYNTLYRKK; encoded by the coding sequence ATGAAAAAGATAATTTTAGCGTTTATTTTACTATTTAATATTTCTTTTGCCTTTGAACAATGCCTGAAGTTATTCAAAAATGAAGAATTCCTAAAAGCCCAGCAATGTTTTTCACAGGTAAAATATACAGACCCTTTATATCCCTATGCTCTCTATTACCTGCTTAAAACCAAAGTTTATACAGGGGAAAATTATGCTGATTTACTACCCCAAATGGAAAAATTTAAAAACACTGCTGTTTATAGCTATTTTTATTTATATCTTGCTTCTATAAACAGGTATAAAAACCCTCAGCTTGCCTTTGAATACTGGTCAAAAATAGACAAGGATGCACTTTTTAAGGATGATATTCCGTTTTACTACTACCTGAAATACCGGATTGATAAGGCTTTAAAAGTAGACCCTATAGAAGACGCAAAAGATATATCTCTTTATTTTCCTTATGACAGGTTTTACGGCTATCCGGTGGTTTTTGAAAATATAAATTCTTTATCTGAAAATGAAAAATTTAATGTTTTAGACAGACTTGCAGCAAAAAGAATGTTCACAAAGGCAATATATCTGCTTCCATATATTAAAGATGGTCAAAAAAAATATCTTTATAGCGCCGTTTTATATATGAAAAATAGGAAATATACTCAGGCCGAATATTTTATTTCTTTACTTGAAGGTAAATACAGAGCTTCTGCAATCTATTCATACATATTTTTTCAGAGAAAAATGTCAGAGAAAAAAAGATATTTTAAAGAGCTGCTAAAATACAATGACAAAAAGTTAGTCCAAAAAGCAGCAAACTATCTGATGAAAAAGAGTTTTTACCGCCAAAACTACAAGGATTTCTTTTACTATGCACAATTTATCCCCCGAAAAAGCGGATATTACTCAAATAGACTATGGTTTTTGTTCCTTTACTACTACATACACGGCAAAAAATACAAAGCAGCAAAAATACTTGAAAAAAATACAAGATATTTTTCAGAAAAACCTAAAATCTACTACTGGCTGTATTTGTCTTACAAAGATACAAATAGGGCTAAAGCATACAAATATTTAAGGAAAGCTGCAGGGATAAAACTGTTAGATTTCTATGTTATCCGAGCCAGAGAAAAATTAGGACTACCGTTATTTGAAGGAAAACCTATGTTCCTGAAGTTCTACCAGAACAAAAACCTTGATATGATTGCAAAGCTAAAACCTATAGATTACAAAGCTGCCTATATAGAAGCCAGATATTTTATGAAAAAGCATGGAGTAGAATCTATAGTCAATGTATTTCCAGAGCTGGCAGCTAGAAAATTAGCAGATAAAAAATACCTTGTTCGTTACTCATACCCAAAACCATTTACACAATATACAAAAGATAATTTTGTCTATGCCATAATGAGACAAGAAAGCTTCTTTGATCCTTATGTAATTTCCTTTGCTAATGCTGTTGGGCTTATGCAGATAATCCCCTCAACTGCAAAATGGATAGCAAAACAGAAAAAAGATAAAAATTTTGATGTTGTTCAGTTATTTATTCCCCAGAAAAATATTGATTATGGTGTATGGTATATAAACTACTTAAAAAATATTTTTAAGGATAATTTATTCTATGTCGCTGCTGCTTACAACGGAGGTGAAGGGACTGTAAGAAGGACACTTAAAAGATATAAAATTAGAAATATAGAAGAATTTATTGAGCTTTTACCTTACAGAGAAACAAGGTATTATGTAAAATATGTTTATAGGCATTTCCAAGCCTATAATACGCTTTATAGGAAAAAATAA
- a CDS encoding riboflavin synthase, producing the protein MFTGLIEEIGKIQEIKPKTNGIEIKVSARKVLEDSQIGDSIAINGVCLTITELGNDYFKFDVSQETLDRSTFKYLKKGDYVNLERALRPSDRLGGHIVQGHVDTVGEIKSIIPKGEHTEFVFTFPSKYSNLIVEKGSIAIDGISLTINYIQDNSFSINIIPHTIQNTNLQYKKIGDKVNIEFDILGKYVNRILGKTTENNLEKLLENF; encoded by the coding sequence ATGTTTACCGGACTAATTGAAGAAATAGGAAAGATACAGGAAATAAAACCTAAAACAAACGGAATAGAGATTAAAGTTTCAGCCCGAAAAGTTCTTGAAGATTCCCAGATCGGAGATAGCATAGCTATAAATGGTGTGTGCCTAACCATAACAGAACTTGGGAATGATTATTTTAAATTTGATGTATCGCAGGAAACCCTTGACAGGTCAACATTTAAATATCTAAAAAAAGGAGATTATGTTAATCTGGAAAGGGCGTTAAGGCCTTCTGACAGGCTGGGAGGTCATATTGTTCAGGGTCATGTAGATACTGTAGGAGAAATCAAAAGTATTATTCCTAAAGGGGAGCATACGGAATTTGTGTTTACATTTCCTTCTAAATATTCAAATCTTATTGTGGAAAAGGGTTCAATTGCAATAGATGGTATTAGTCTAACCATTAATTATATTCAGGACAATAGTTTTTCTATTAATATAATCCCCCATACAATACAAAACACAAATCTCCAGTATAAAAAAATAGGGGATAAGGTTAATATAGAGTTTGATATACTCGGCAAATATGTAAACAGAATACTTGGTAAAACTACAGAAAATAACCTTGAAAAACTACTTGAGAATTTTTAA
- a CDS encoding potassium channel protein: MAKKKKKQKPYGNVKPKNYRAIYEEKFYNILFQLRYPLMTVIFFTTLGVLMLMILNNKSDGESVLNYFFHTIITFSTVGYTEGYDVDPQHLMINRFFTSIFIIITLPLVYMYGLVMTVNVFLTNNIDEIFRYWRMYKRMEKLKDHYIICHFNGITKEVMKNLKRRKIKYVLIEPDPAKEKEIIEFGTEFYVIDEPHKRSVLLGVGIEKAKGLITAFEENTQDISVIVTARLIRPDKDNFYVFSTATTEGAAEKMKLLGANEVIVPDVAVGRRITSFVLHPPSPVLSGFLEKIAYGERTDIDIMEIRVEPNSDLIGKKLKDIHMRQETGATIVAIIREDGKMKIAPSGDTQIKEGDTLIVLGHPKALKRAEVFFEEHTQEENEKEEVKAND; encoded by the coding sequence ATGGCAAAAAAAAAGAAAAAACAAAAACCATACGGAAACGTAAAACCTAAAAACTACAGAGCAATATATGAGGAAAAGTTTTATAACATTCTCTTCCAGCTAAGATATCCTTTAATGACTGTTATTTTCTTTACAACCTTAGGCGTTTTAATGCTTATGATTTTAAACAACAAAAGCGATGGAGAAAGTGTTCTTAATTACTTTTTCCATACAATAATCACATTTTCCACCGTCGGATATACAGAAGGATACGATGTTGACCCTCAGCATCTTATGATAAATAGATTTTTCACAAGTATTTTTATTATTATCACTCTGCCTCTTGTTTATATGTATGGCCTTGTAATGACTGTTAATGTGTTTTTGACAAATAATATTGATGAAATCTTTAGATACTGGAGGATGTATAAAAGGATGGAAAAATTAAAAGACCACTATATAATCTGCCATTTTAATGGAATTACAAAGGAGGTTATGAAAAACCTTAAAAGAAGAAAAATCAAATATGTCCTAATTGAACCTGACCCTGCCAAAGAAAAGGAAATAATTGAGTTCGGAACAGAGTTTTATGTGATTGATGAACCTCATAAAAGGTCGGTTCTCCTTGGTGTAGGGATAGAAAAAGCCAAAGGATTAATCACAGCATTTGAGGAAAACACACAGGATATATCCGTAATAGTTACTGCAAGGCTAATCAGACCTGATAAGGATAACTTCTATGTATTCTCTACTGCTACAACCGAGGGTGCAGCTGAGAAGATGAAATTACTTGGTGCCAATGAAGTTATTGTGCCGGACGTTGCTGTTGGAAGAAGAATAACTTCTTTTGTTCTACATCCACCATCTCCTGTGCTTTCAGGTTTCCTTGAAAAGATTGCTTATGGAGAGAGAACAGATATTGACATCATGGAAATAAGGGTTGAACCAAATTCTGACCTGATAGGCAAAAAACTCAAGGATATCCATATGAGACAGGAAACAGGGGCAACGATTGTAGCAATTATCAGGGAAGATGGAAAGATGAAAATAGCCCCTTCAGGAGATACACAGATAAAAGAAGGAGATACCCTAATCGTTTTAGGACACCCTAAAGCTCTCAAAAGGGCTGAAGTTTTCTTTGAAGAACATACACAGGAAGAAAATGAAAAAGAAGAGGTAAAGGCAAATGATTAA
- a CDS encoding DUF6394 family protein, which translates to MINWGKVWSDFFIFLALTSNVGFIFSHDPYQLVIAIGVNLLATVLKFGAKKILAAELLATAFVADLHLIPATILYFTGTHVPLAIGLAIGAAVANVISIIMLIIEVIFEYKREEEE; encoded by the coding sequence ATGATTAATTGGGGAAAGGTATGGTCAGACTTTTTTATATTTCTTGCTCTTACCAGTAATGTTGGTTTTATATTCAGTCATGACCCTTATCAACTTGTTATTGCAATAGGTGTTAACTTACTTGCTACTGTTTTAAAATTTGGAGCTAAGAAAATACTTGCAGCAGAACTACTGGCAACTGCGTTTGTTGCAGATTTACACTTGATACCTGCAACTATTCTTTATTTTACAGGAACACACGTTCCACTTGCTATCGGTCTCGCGATTGGGGCAGCTGTTGCTAACGTAATTTCAATAATAATGCTAATTATAGAAGTGATATTTGAATACAAACGAGAAGAAGAAGAGTAA
- the queA gene encoding tRNA preQ1(34) S-adenosylmethionine ribosyltransferase-isomerase QueA — translation MKLSDYDYYLPEELIAKYPVEPRDSCRLMVLDRKTQKIEHRIFRDIVDYLEEGDLLVLNDTKVIPARLIGRKTTGAKIEILLLRPYTDNEWEVLIKNIKRLKPGQEVIIGEDFKAVLLEKYQEGKARVKLIGDNIKKLINKYGHIPLPPYIEREDEERDKETYQTVFARKEGAVASPTAGLHFTQELLKKLEKKGIKKAFCTLHVGLGTFRPIQTEDITKHKMHEEFYQIPEETLQAIRETKEKGKRVIAVGTTVVRTLETYAQTGKKEGFSDIFIYPPYQFKMVDALITNFHLPKSTLILLVSAFAGKEFIFKAYNEAIQQKYRFFSYGDAMLIL, via the coding sequence ATAAAACTATCAGATTACGATTACTATCTTCCAGAAGAGCTTATAGCAAAGTATCCTGTAGAGCCAAGAGATAGCTGCAGACTTATGGTTCTGGACAGGAAAACCCAGAAAATAGAACATCGGATATTCAGGGATATTGTAGATTATCTGGAAGAGGGAGATTTACTGGTCTTAAATGATACAAAGGTTATACCTGCAAGATTGATAGGCAGAAAAACCACAGGTGCCAAAATAGAAATCCTTCTCCTTAGACCTTACACAGACAATGAATGGGAAGTTTTAATCAAAAATATAAAAAGATTAAAGCCCGGACAGGAAGTAATAATTGGAGAGGATTTTAAAGCTGTTCTACTGGAAAAATATCAGGAAGGAAAAGCCAGAGTAAAACTAATCGGGGATAATATAAAAAAGCTTATAAACAAATACGGCCATATCCCTCTGCCTCCTTATATAGAAAGGGAAGACGAGGAAAGAGATAAAGAAACCTATCAGACTGTTTTTGCCAGAAAGGAAGGGGCTGTAGCATCTCCGACGGCTGGACTACATTTTACACAGGAGCTCTTAAAGAAACTTGAAAAAAAAGGAATTAAAAAAGCTTTTTGCACTCTCCATGTGGGGCTGGGAACATTCAGACCTATACAAACAGAAGATATAACAAAACATAAAATGCATGAGGAGTTTTACCAAATACCTGAGGAAACTCTACAAGCAATTAGGGAAACAAAAGAAAAAGGCAAAAGGGTTATAGCTGTTGGAACAACAGTTGTTAGAACTCTGGAAACTTATGCACAAACAGGAAAAAAGGAGGGGTTCAGCGATATATTCATATACCCTCCATATCAATTCAAAATGGTAGATGCTCTAATAACTAACTTTCATCTTCCTAAATCTACATTGATACTTCTTGTATCTGCCTTTGCAGGTAAAGAATTTATTTTTAAAGCTTATAATGAAGCAATCCAGCAAAAATATCGTTTTTTTTCTTATGGAGATGCGATGTTAATACTGTAA
- a CDS encoding DUF2905 domain-containing protein: MEGIGKTLVIIGLFIVVLGLIIMFFEKLPFGLGKLPGDIYIKRDNFVFYFPITTSILISIVLSLIFILLSKISR; encoded by the coding sequence ATGGAAGGTATAGGAAAAACACTTGTTATCATAGGGCTTTTTATAGTGGTTTTAGGGCTAATCATTATGTTTTTTGAAAAACTACCCTTTGGACTCGGGAAACTACCGGGGGATATTTATATAAAAAGGGATAATTTTGTGTTTTACTTCCCGATTACCACATCAATTCTAATAAGTATTGTTTTATCCTTAATATTCATACTACTATCAAAAATATCGCGATGA
- a CDS encoding OmpA family protein, which produces MKKRKLLGAVLLGGSLFFLGNSADAQDISHYQKVALMNCCDGDLDGDGVDDYGDLCPGTPKGAPVNEYGCPKDSDKDGVPDYRDKCPHTPKGLKVDTNGCAPDSDKDGVPDALDKCPGTPAGVKVDEKGCPVDSDKDGVTDDKDKCPNTPAGVKVDANGCALDSDHDGVADYKDKCPDTPAGVKVDANGCPLDSDGDGVADTQDKCPNTPAGVKVDATGCPLDSDHDGVADYMDKCPNTPAGAKVDANGCMMEVRLEIHFDTDKAVVKPVYYPEIEKVAKYLKEHPDVKIEIQGHTDSTGSAKYNLRLSQKRAEAVKEILVKKYGISPDRIIAKGYGEAMPIAPNNTPEGRAKNRRVVVKIIK; this is translated from the coding sequence ATGAAAAAAAGAAAATTATTAGGTGCTGTTTTACTGGGGGGAAGTTTATTCTTCCTTGGAAATAGTGCCGATGCTCAGGACATTTCCCATTATCAAAAAGTCGCACTGATGAATTGTTGTGATGGTGATTTAGACGGCGATGGTGTTGATGATTATGGAGACCTTTGTCCTGGAACACCAAAAGGTGCTCCGGTAAATGAATACGGTTGTCCAAAAGATAGTGATAAAGATGGTGTTCCAGATTACAGAGATAAATGTCCACACACACCAAAAGGTCTGAAAGTTGATACAAACGGATGTGCACCTGATAGTGATAAAGATGGGGTTCCAGATGCACTTGACAAATGTCCGGGAACACCTGCAGGCGTTAAGGTAGATGAAAAAGGCTGCCCTGTGGATAGCGATAAGGATGGTGTAACAGACGACAAAGACAAATGTCCAAATACACCGGCAGGTGTTAAGGTTGATGCAAACGGATGTGCTTTAGACAGTGACCATGATGGAGTTGCTGATTATAAGGACAAATGTCCTGACACTCCAGCAGGAGTAAAAGTTGACGCAAATGGTTGTCCATTAGATAGCGATGGAGATGGAGTTGCAGATACACAGGACAAATGTCCAAATACACCAGCCGGTGTTAAAGTTGATGCTACAGGATGTCCACTGGACAGCGATCATGACGGTGTTGCTGATTACATGGACAAATGTCCAAACACTCCTGCCGGTGCCAAAGTAGATGCAAACGGTTGTATGATGGAAGTAAGACTTGAAATACACTTTGATACAGATAAGGCTGTGGTAAAACCTGTTTATTATCCTGAGATAGAAAAAGTTGCAAAATATCTTAAAGAACATCCAGATGTAAAAATTGAAATTCAAGGACATACAGACAGCACAGGCTCAGCTAAATATAACCTCAGACTTTCTCAAAAAAGAGCAGAAGCAGTTAAGGAAATCCTCGTTAAGAAATACGGTATTTCCCCTGACAGAATAATTGCAAAAGGATACGGGGAAGCTATGCCAATAGCTCCAAATAATACACCAGAAGGAAGGGCTAAGAACAGAAGGGTTGTAGTTAAAATAATAAAATAA
- a CDS encoding ComEC/Rec2 family competence protein: protein MYYFFIYAFFSLISGILLSTLYSFSIPVYIPLSLLLISFFIDLRISKVIIFVSIFLLGIALNKSPKIQDTYINPAFIQCKVSSIPYFSERFTVFPCYVFNSDKNFLKNQKITVYLKEENRQIFLFSQVSFFGKVLIENKEIKAMAYKNFIQVRNNNFYLFAKLKNFLINRYSLSSLNSRTYNLGLALIFGEKGYLSYKEKNRFINAGTSHLLAISGMHIGIILSLILFLFSFNRRLSYGIGIGLLSVYPFFTGLHIPVIRASIMGVLYLVSKIKYLKVEPINILFFVGFVVLIFSPKAIYQPGFQLSFIAVLGIILYLELILKNFKNRYITWIYQSIMLSIIATIFTAPVVMYHFGKFSIATILATPVLILILFPYLFFSIINLFTFFSIALLVKIMDLIGYLFLKTNDFFAGLGLSQNGFAPSLLMVIIFLLLATGIRFLKIPALIKAILLIFSFLIFVDLSYVRDNSYRIFVFKKLKRPDWIVISPYGECFVSKKSDAILSVANKNGCKKVYSRRFLKFAETTTDIKVIKNIVEINGKLIKLKNENYSVKVQPNDN, encoded by the coding sequence ATGTATTACTTTTTTATCTATGCCTTTTTCTCTCTGATTTCAGGCATTCTCCTGTCCACCTTATATTCATTTAGCATTCCGGTTTATATCCCTCTATCTTTACTACTTATCTCATTTTTTATAGATTTACGAATTTCTAAAGTCATTATTTTCGTTTCTATATTCTTGCTGGGAATTGCTTTAAACAAATCTCCAAAAATACAGGATACTTACATAAATCCGGCCTTTATTCAGTGTAAGGTTTCTTCTATACCTTATTTTTCTGAGAGATTTACGGTTTTTCCCTGTTATGTGTTTAACAGCGATAAAAATTTTTTGAAAAACCAAAAGATTACTGTTTATCTAAAAGAGGAAAACAGACAGATATTCCTTTTTTCACAGGTAAGCTTTTTTGGTAAAGTTTTGATTGAAAATAAAGAAATCAAAGCTATGGCCTATAAAAATTTTATTCAAGTTAGAAATAACAACTTTTATCTTTTTGCAAAACTAAAAAACTTTCTAATAAACAGATATAGCTTGTCTTCTTTGAATAGCAGGACTTATAATCTCGGACTTGCACTTATATTTGGAGAAAAAGGATATCTAAGTTACAAAGAGAAAAACAGATTTATTAATGCAGGAACATCACATCTACTTGCAATTTCAGGAATGCATATCGGAATTATCCTATCCTTGATACTTTTCTTATTTTCATTTAACCGGAGATTGTCTTACGGTATAGGAATTGGGCTGCTCTCAGTATATCCATTCTTCACAGGTCTTCATATTCCGGTAATCAGAGCATCAATAATGGGTGTGCTTTATTTAGTGTCCAAAATAAAGTATCTGAAAGTAGAACCTATTAATATTCTCTTTTTTGTTGGTTTTGTTGTTTTGATATTCTCTCCGAAAGCTATATACCAGCCGGGTTTTCAGCTTTCTTTTATTGCTGTTTTGGGAATTATTCTCTATCTAGAATTGATACTAAAAAATTTTAAAAACAGATATATCACCTGGATTTATCAGTCTATTATGCTTTCCATTATTGCTACAATTTTCACTGCTCCTGTGGTTATGTATCATTTTGGTAAATTTTCTATTGCAACAATTCTGGCAACACCTGTGCTTATACTAATCTTATTTCCCTATTTGTTTTTCTCAATCATAAACCTTTTTACTTTTTTTAGCATTGCTCTCCTTGTAAAAATAATGGATTTAATTGGGTATTTATTCTTAAAAACTAATGATTTCTTTGCAGGGCTGGGACTTTCTCAAAATGGCTTTGCTCCATCGCTTTTAATGGTGATTATTTTTCTCTTACTTGCAACAGGAATTAGATTTTTGAAAATACCTGCTTTAATAAAGGCTATACTGCTTATTTTTTCATTTTTAATATTTGTGGATTTAAGCTACGTCAGGGATAATTCTTACAGAATTTTTGTTTTCAAAAAACTAAAAAGGCCTGACTGGATAGTTATTTCCCCTTATGGTGAATGTTTTGTAAGTAAAAAATCCGATGCTATTCTTTCTGTTGCCAATAAAAATGGCTGTAAAAAAGTATATTCCCGTAGATTTTTAAAATTTGCTGAAACTACAACAGATATAAAAGTGATTAAGAATATAGTAGAAATAAATGGCAAATTAATAAAGCTGAAAAATGAGAATTATTCGGTAAAAGTCCAGCCTAATGATAATTAG